In a single window of the Planctomycetia bacterium genome:
- a CDS encoding aspartate aminotransferase family protein, which yields MTTLDQRNPRQTDHPTPHPALTRAFNHATRYLDGLDDTPVGARLTLEQLRARLGGAVPERGTPPDRVIDDLVAATDGGHNGCAGGRFFAWVIGGALESALAADWLTSTWDQNAALYACSPSAAVAEEIAGDWLKEMLHLPAEASFAFTTGCQLAHITCLIAARHAVLQRAGWNVNDAGLCGAPRIRVITTAERHHSVDRAVRILGLGNRNLIALPADDLGRMYVAKFEQTLRAEACPTIVVLDAADLNIAAFDPFDKLIPIAHAAGVWVHIDGAFGLMARASRAKRALMPGIELADSWATDCHKWLNVPYDCGFAVVRDRAAHRDSLTIAASYIAAEGRARDEIDWNLEWSRRARGFTVYAALRELGRDGFERIIDTCCAHASAIVEGLGNLPGVEVLWKPTLNQGLVRFLDPRAGATDADHDTRTDAVIAAINAGGEAFFSGTTWRTQRAMRISVVNWRTTAKDVHRVVAAAKAAIAQVA from the coding sequence ATGACCACCCTCGACCAACGTAATCCCCGGCAAACCGACCACCCCACCCCGCACCCCGCCCTCACTCGGGCATTCAACCACGCCACGCGCTATCTCGACGGCCTGGACGACACACCCGTCGGCGCGCGGCTCACGCTCGAGCAGCTTCGCGCCCGACTCGGCGGCGCTGTCCCCGAGCGCGGCACGCCCCCCGACCGCGTCATCGACGACCTCGTCGCCGCCACCGACGGCGGCCACAACGGCTGCGCCGGCGGTCGATTTTTCGCATGGGTCATTGGCGGCGCACTGGAGTCCGCCCTCGCCGCCGACTGGCTCACATCGACCTGGGACCAGAACGCCGCCCTCTACGCGTGCAGCCCCTCCGCCGCCGTCGCCGAAGAAATCGCCGGCGACTGGCTCAAAGAGATGCTCCACCTTCCCGCCGAAGCATCCTTCGCCTTCACCACCGGCTGCCAGCTCGCCCACATCACCTGCCTCATCGCCGCGCGGCACGCCGTCCTTCAGCGCGCCGGCTGGAACGTGAACGACGCCGGCCTCTGCGGCGCGCCGCGCATCCGCGTCATCACCACCGCCGAGCGTCATCACTCCGTCGACCGCGCCGTCCGCATCCTGGGTCTCGGCAATCGCAATCTCATCGCTCTCCCCGCCGACGACCTCGGCCGCATGTACGTCGCAAAGTTCGAACAGACCCTCCGCGCCGAAGCATGCCCCACCATCGTCGTCCTCGACGCCGCCGACCTGAACATCGCCGCCTTCGACCCCTTCGACAAACTCATCCCCATCGCCCACGCCGCCGGCGTATGGGTCCACATCGACGGCGCCTTCGGCCTCATGGCCCGCGCCAGTCGCGCCAAGCGCGCGCTCATGCCCGGCATCGAGCTCGCCGACAGTTGGGCCACCGACTGTCACAAGTGGCTCAACGTCCCCTACGACTGCGGCTTCGCCGTCGTCCGCGACCGCGCCGCCCATCGCGACAGCCTCACCATCGCCGCCAGCTACATCGCCGCCGAAGGCAGGGCCCGCGACGAGATCGACTGGAATCTCGAATGGTCTCGCCGGGCCCGCGGCTTCACCGTCTACGCCGCCCTCCGCGAGCTCGGCCGCGATGGTTTCGAGCGCATCATCGACACCTGCTGCGCCCACGCATCAGCGATCGTCGAAGGCCTCGGCAATCTGCCCGGCGTCGAAGTGCTCTGGAAGCCCACGCTCAATCAGGGCCTCGTGCGCTTCCTCGACCCGCGCGCCGGCGCCACCGACGCCGACCACGACACCCGAACCGACGCCGTCATCGCCGCCATCAACGCCGGCGGCGAAGCCTTCTTCAGCGGCACCACCTGGCGCACCCAGCGCGCCATGCGCATCAGCGTCGTCAACTGGCGCACAACGGCCAAAGATGTCCACCGCGTCGTCGCGGCAGCAAAGGCGGCGATCGCTCAAGTCGCATAG
- a CDS encoding acyl-CoA dehydrogenase family protein: MTAVAPKSVGTPHAYDYFNTRSLLTEDEIAIQEAVARFVDERVLPIIPKAFEDHRFPAELVPEIAAMGLLGCNIDGYDCAGLNNVCYGLICQELERGDSGVRSFVSVQGSLCMYPILTYGTEEQREKYLPRMAKGELIGCFGLTEPDGGSDPGTMKTHAVKKGGDWVLNGAKMWITNGTVADLAIVWASTEQGIMGFIVDKGTPGFSARDILRKFSLRASVTSELFFDNVRIPDSQRLPNVLGLKGPLGCLTQARYGIAWGAIGAAQACMKEALEFAKIRVVFGRPIAHTQTIQRRLADMARRITTGQLLALQLGRLKDAGQLHHSHVSMAKWNNVRMGLDIARDARDILGAGGISIECCPIRHMLNLESVITYEGTETIHELIVGRELTGHAAF, from the coding sequence ATGACCGCCGTTGCCCCCAAGTCTGTTGGAACCCCGCACGCTTACGACTACTTCAATACGCGATCGCTTCTGACCGAGGACGAGATCGCGATACAGGAGGCGGTCGCGCGATTTGTGGATGAGCGCGTGTTGCCGATCATTCCCAAGGCCTTTGAGGATCATCGCTTTCCGGCGGAGCTGGTGCCGGAGATCGCCGCGATGGGGCTGCTCGGTTGCAACATCGACGGCTACGACTGCGCGGGGCTCAACAACGTCTGTTACGGACTGATCTGCCAGGAGCTGGAGCGCGGGGACAGCGGGGTGCGCAGCTTCGTGAGCGTGCAGGGCAGTTTGTGCATGTACCCGATCCTGACGTACGGGACGGAAGAGCAGCGAGAGAAGTATCTGCCGCGCATGGCCAAGGGCGAGCTCATCGGCTGTTTTGGGTTGACGGAGCCGGACGGCGGAAGCGATCCCGGCACGATGAAGACACACGCGGTGAAGAAGGGCGGCGACTGGGTACTCAACGGCGCGAAGATGTGGATCACCAACGGCACGGTCGCCGACCTGGCGATTGTCTGGGCCAGCACCGAGCAGGGGATCATGGGCTTCATCGTCGATAAGGGGACGCCCGGGTTCTCGGCGCGGGATATTCTGCGGAAGTTCAGCCTGCGGGCGTCGGTGACGAGTGAGCTCTTTTTCGACAACGTGCGCATTCCGGACAGCCAGCGGTTGCCGAACGTGCTCGGGCTCAAGGGGCCGCTGGGATGTCTGACGCAGGCGCGGTACGGAATTGCGTGGGGCGCGATCGGCGCGGCGCAGGCGTGCATGAAGGAGGCGCTGGAGTTTGCCAAGATTCGCGTGGTGTTTGGCCGGCCGATCGCTCACACGCAAACGATTCAGCGGCGGCTGGCGGACATGGCCCGGCGGATCACGACGGGGCAGCTACTCGCCCTGCAACTGGGCCGCCTGAAGGACGCGGGACAGCTTCACCACAGCCACGTGAGCATGGCCAAGTGGAACAACGTGCGCATGGGGCTGGACATTGCCCGAGACGCGCGCGACATCCTTGGGGCGGGCGGAATCAGTATTGAGTGCTGCCCGATCAGGCACATGCTGAATCTGGAGAGCGTCATCACCTATGAGGGGACGGAGACGATTCACGAGTTGATTGTCGGGCGGGAGTTGACGGGGCATGCGGCGTTTTAG
- the pnp gene encoding polyribonucleotide nucleotidyltransferase, whose amino-acid sequence MKTYSVEAEIGGRNLKFETGKLAKQAAGSVLVTYGETIVLCTVVSGPPREGVDFFPLTVDYREKMYAAGKFPGGFFKREARPTQKEILTMRLTDRPMRPLFPDGFIDEVQIQCMVLSSDQENDADVLAMCGASAAVVVSPLPFEGPTAGVRVGRVNGQFVLNPTVEQRANSDLEVILAGHVDAVNMIEVAAFELPEAIIAEAIAFGFDAVKKICGMIKNLGEQVNVAKTWTPPERDKTMPRRVEELCTKLDLKGAKKTNGKQERYAAVDAVYDKIITELCPEGATDLKYTKNDVKAEIQKVEERLYHKMVLDDGIRPDGRGPEDIRQIISEVGILPRTHGSALFTRGETQALVVTTLGTSRDEQTVDDLLEEYSKKFMLHYNFPPFCTGEVKRLGAVSRREIGHGNLAERSLQAVLPSPEKFPYTIRLVSDIMESNGSSSMASVCGGTLALMDAGVPIKHPVAGISVGMVHDGDRYKLLVDILGEEDHFGDMDFKVSGTQVGITAVQLDLKARSISQKQIVETLELARSARMKILKDMLSAIRQPRAEISVYAPRLLTIKVAQDKIGKIIGPGGKGIKAIEATTGAKLDIQDDGTVYISSVNAAGAQSAYEMVEQIAEGVRVGKIYTGRITSIKEFGAFVEVTPGQDGLCHISELSVDYVQRVTDVCHVGDIVKVKVILVDDTGRIKLSRKQVMLEERQGAGQEVAPTN is encoded by the coding sequence ATGAAGACGTACAGTGTTGAAGCGGAAATCGGCGGACGAAATTTGAAATTCGAAACGGGCAAGCTGGCCAAGCAGGCGGCGGGCTCTGTTTTGGTCACCTATGGCGAGACGATCGTGCTGTGCACCGTTGTCTCCGGCCCACCGCGGGAGGGCGTCGATTTCTTCCCGCTCACCGTGGACTATCGCGAAAAGATGTACGCCGCCGGCAAGTTTCCGGGCGGCTTCTTCAAGCGCGAAGCCCGTCCGACGCAGAAGGAAATCCTGACCATGCGGCTGACTGATCGACCAATGCGGCCGCTGTTTCCCGATGGTTTCATCGACGAGGTGCAGATCCAGTGCATGGTGCTCTCTTCGGATCAGGAAAACGACGCCGACGTCCTGGCCATGTGCGGGGCTTCGGCGGCGGTCGTCGTCAGCCCGCTGCCTTTTGAAGGCCCCACCGCCGGCGTTCGCGTCGGCCGGGTGAATGGGCAGTTCGTGCTGAACCCGACCGTCGAGCAGCGGGCCAACAGCGACCTCGAAGTCATCCTGGCCGGCCACGTCGATGCGGTAAACATGATCGAAGTCGCGGCCTTCGAGCTGCCTGAGGCGATCATCGCCGAGGCGATTGCCTTCGGCTTCGATGCGGTGAAGAAGATTTGCGGGATGATCAAGAATCTGGGCGAGCAGGTCAACGTCGCCAAGACCTGGACGCCGCCGGAGCGCGACAAGACGATGCCCCGCCGCGTGGAGGAGCTTTGCACCAAGCTCGATCTGAAGGGCGCCAAGAAGACGAACGGCAAGCAGGAGCGCTACGCCGCCGTCGATGCGGTGTATGACAAGATCATCACCGAGCTTTGCCCGGAGGGCGCGACCGACCTTAAGTACACCAAGAATGACGTGAAGGCGGAGATTCAGAAGGTCGAAGAGCGCCTCTATCACAAGATGGTTCTCGACGACGGCATTCGGCCCGACGGCCGCGGCCCAGAGGATATCCGGCAGATTATCAGCGAAGTGGGCATCCTGCCGCGCACCCACGGCTCGGCCCTTTTTACCCGCGGCGAGACCCAGGCACTGGTCGTCACCACGCTCGGCACCTCGCGCGACGAGCAGACCGTTGATGATCTTCTCGAAGAGTACAGCAAGAAGTTCATGCTGCACTACAACTTCCCCCCGTTCTGCACCGGCGAAGTGAAGCGCCTCGGCGCCGTCAGTCGCCGCGAGATCGGCCACGGCAATCTCGCCGAGCGGTCGCTGCAGGCCGTTTTGCCCAGCCCGGAAAAGTTCCCCTACACGATTCGACTGGTCAGCGACATCATGGAGTCGAACGGCTCCTCGTCGATGGCCTCGGTTTGCGGCGGCACGCTGGCGCTCATGGACGCCGGCGTTCCGATCAAGCATCCCGTCGCCGGCATCAGCGTCGGCATGGTTCATGACGGCGATCGCTACAAACTCCTGGTCGACATCCTCGGCGAGGAAGACCACTTCGGCGACATGGACTTCAAGGTCTCCGGCACGCAGGTCGGCATCACCGCCGTCCAGCTCGACTTGAAGGCCCGCAGCATCAGCCAGAAGCAGATCGTCGAGACGCTCGAACTGGCCCGCTCGGCCCGAATGAAGATCCTCAAGGACATGCTCTCGGCCATTCGCCAGCCGCGCGCCGAGATCAGCGTCTACGCCCCGCGCCTGCTGACCATCAAGGTGGCCCAGGACAAGATCGGCAAGATCATCGGCCCGGGCGGCAAGGGCATCAAGGCAATCGAAGCCACGACGGGCGCCAAGCTCGACATTCAGGACGACGGCACGGTCTATATCTCCAGCGTCAACGCCGCCGGAGCCCAGAGCGCCTACGAAATGGTCGAGCAGATCGCCGAAGGCGTCCGCGTGGGCAAGATTTACACCGGCCGCATCACGTCCATCAAGGAATTCGGCGCGTTCGTGGAAGTGACTCCGGGCCAGGACGGCCTTTGCCACATCAGCGAACTGTCCGTCGACTACGTGCAGCGCGTGACCGATGTGTGCCACGTCGGCGACATCGTCAAGGTCAAGGTCATCCTCGTTGACGACACCGGCCGCATCAAGCTTTCTCGGAAGCAGGTCATGCTCGAGGAGCGTCAGGGCGCCGGACAAGAGGTCGCCCCGACGAACTGA
- a CDS encoding acyl-CoA/acyl-ACP dehydrogenase has product MDPALESLRARLAKLATHYDITGEWPEQSITSLTEAGAWGWVVGREFGGLGLDPVSQTLGYEAVAAGCMSTLLILSQRDAACELIAAGENDALRRDLLPRFARNELMTSVGISQLTTSRQGGRPAMSAQPSGDGFVLTGVMPWVTGAKKCHNVVTGAVLPDGRQILAVVPMDRANVDIDPPMQLAALQATLTSEIHLRAVHIERALIIRGPVERVLASRSPVKPIVVATAGIGLAGAMVRQMKVYAEKAPQPLVECYEDLAARFEAVREKLMSLAASIADGAAEVPKTEIRIAVNDLLMRLAVGLMTLAKGSGFLRQRDAQRLAREAMFFLVWSAPDDVRAGTLAAFTHRPPPVTKSMTRG; this is encoded by the coding sequence ATGGACCCTGCTTTGGAATCTCTGAGGGCTCGGCTGGCAAAGCTGGCGACGCATTACGACATCACCGGCGAGTGGCCGGAGCAATCGATTACATCTCTGACAGAGGCCGGGGCCTGGGGCTGGGTGGTCGGCCGGGAGTTCGGCGGGCTGGGGCTCGATCCTGTTTCGCAGACGCTGGGGTATGAGGCGGTCGCGGCGGGGTGCATGTCTACGCTTTTGATTCTCAGTCAGCGCGACGCGGCGTGCGAGTTGATCGCCGCCGGTGAGAACGACGCTTTGCGGCGCGATCTGCTTCCGCGATTTGCTCGAAATGAATTGATGACCAGTGTGGGGATCAGCCAACTGACGACGAGCCGGCAGGGGGGGCGGCCGGCGATGAGCGCTCAGCCGTCGGGCGACGGTTTTGTGCTGACCGGGGTGATGCCGTGGGTGACGGGGGCGAAGAAGTGCCACAATGTCGTCACCGGGGCGGTATTGCCGGATGGAAGGCAGATACTGGCGGTGGTGCCGATGGACCGGGCGAATGTCGATATCGACCCGCCGATGCAGCTTGCGGCGCTTCAGGCGACGCTGACGAGTGAGATTCACCTGCGGGCGGTGCACATCGAGCGGGCGTTGATTATTCGCGGGCCGGTGGAGCGCGTGCTTGCGTCAAGGTCGCCGGTGAAGCCGATCGTCGTGGCGACGGCGGGGATCGGGCTGGCCGGGGCGATGGTTCGGCAGATGAAGGTTTATGCTGAAAAGGCGCCGCAGCCGCTGGTGGAATGTTACGAAGATCTCGCGGCGCGGTTTGAGGCAGTTCGCGAGAAGCTGATGAGCCTTGCCGCGTCGATCGCCGACGGGGCGGCCGAGGTGCCGAAGACGGAGATTCGGATCGCGGTGAATGATCTGCTGATGCGACTGGCCGTTGGATTGATGACGCTGGCCAAGGGGTCGGGGTTTTTGCGGCAGCGCGATGCCCAGCGGCTGGCGCGCGAGGCGATGTTCTTTCTGGTTTGGTCGGCGCCGGACGATGTGCGCGCCGGGACGCTTGCCGCGTTTACTCATCGGCCGCCGCCGGTGACAAAGAGCATGACGCGCGGATGA
- a CDS encoding IS1380 family transposase: MFFSSLGRKKIVADFTGGTLTSDAGGLLLREVERRLGLVDQLAGVINDPRDPARIQHDQRVMLAQRIFAIAMGYEDLNDHQALRSDPVLAVLTGRPPSADEPLASSPTLCRLENRVTRGDLARMSRVLVEQFIASYESPPEELILDFDATDDPIHGNQEGRFFHGYYDHHCFLPLYVFCGSRLLVSYLRPSNIDGAHHAWPILKLLVQRLRQAWPGVRIIVRGDSGFCRRRMMKWCDRHGVKYVLGLARNTVLEKAAESFMQAAEAQFATTQQKVRNFHEIEYAAQTWDRPRRVIVKAERLVQGPNVRFVVTNLTDRTPNDIYDGLYTARGDMENRIKEQQLGLFADRTSCHAFLANQFRLLLSSAAYVLVETLRRTALAGTELAEAQVNTIRLKLLKVAARVVVSVRRVVLRLSSSCPLQDLWRSLVPRLRLIPPAPS; this comes from the coding sequence ATGTTCTTTTCCAGTCTCGGCCGCAAGAAAATCGTGGCCGATTTCACAGGCGGAACGCTCACCTCAGACGCCGGGGGTCTGCTGCTTCGGGAGGTCGAGCGGCGTCTGGGCCTGGTCGATCAACTGGCCGGGGTCATCAACGACCCGCGTGATCCGGCCCGAATTCAACATGACCAGCGGGTCATGCTGGCCCAGCGCATCTTTGCCATTGCGATGGGCTACGAAGATCTCAACGACCATCAAGCCCTGCGGAGCGATCCCGTGCTGGCGGTCCTGACCGGGCGGCCGCCGAGCGCGGATGAGCCGCTGGCCAGCAGTCCGACCTTGTGCCGGCTGGAGAACCGCGTCACGCGCGGCGACCTGGCACGAATGTCGCGTGTGCTGGTGGAGCAGTTCATCGCGTCCTATGAATCGCCGCCGGAGGAATTGATCCTCGACTTCGACGCGACCGACGATCCGATCCACGGCAACCAGGAAGGCCGCTTCTTCCACGGCTATTACGACCACCACTGCTTCCTACCGCTGTATGTGTTCTGCGGCTCGCGGCTGCTGGTCTCCTACCTGCGGCCCAGCAACATCGACGGGGCCCATCACGCCTGGCCCATCCTGAAGCTGCTGGTGCAGCGCTTGCGACAGGCGTGGCCCGGGGTGCGGATCATCGTCCGCGGGGATTCCGGCTTCTGCCGCCGGCGAATGATGAAATGGTGCGACCGGCACGGCGTCAAGTACGTGCTGGGCCTGGCCCGCAACACCGTCCTGGAGAAAGCGGCCGAGTCCTTCATGCAGGCGGCCGAGGCCCAGTTCGCCACCACGCAGCAGAAGGTGCGGAACTTCCACGAGATCGAGTACGCGGCGCAGACCTGGGATCGCCCGCGCCGCGTGATCGTCAAGGCCGAGCGGCTGGTTCAGGGGCCCAACGTTCGATTCGTGGTGACCAACCTGACCGACCGCACGCCGAACGATATCTACGACGGTCTGTACACGGCCCGCGGCGACATGGAGAACCGCATCAAGGAGCAGCAGCTCGGGCTCTTCGCCGATCGCACCAGTTGCCACGCCTTCCTGGCCAATCAGTTCCGGCTGCTGTTGTCCTCGGCGGCCTACGTCCTGGTGGAAACGCTGCGCCGCACGGCCCTGGCCGGCACCGAACTGGCCGAGGCCCAGGTGAACACCATTCGCCTGAAACTCCTCAAGGTCGCCGCGCGGGTGGTCGTCTCCGTGCGCCGCGTCGTACTGCGACTGTCGAGCAGCTGCCCCCTGCAGGACCTGTGGCGATCCCTGGTTCCACGACTCCGCCTGATCCCGCCCGCCCCATCATGA
- a CDS encoding YgiT-type zinc finger protein — protein MYDFSCEHCSGLVKGRTSQQEALRHKGRFVILEDVPIGVCEKCGARYYDASVMRRVAEIGRGTAPSARAVEIPIAKFEG, from the coding sequence ATGTACGACTTTTCTTGTGAGCATTGCAGCGGACTGGTAAAGGGTCGGACCTCTCAACAAGAGGCGCTTCGGCACAAGGGCCGGTTTGTCATCCTTGAAGATGTACCGATCGGGGTTTGCGAGAAATGTGGGGCTCGTTACTACGATGCATCGGTGATGCGGCGTGTCGCGGAGATTGGGCGGGGTACCGCACCGAGTGCACGGGCCGTAGAGATTCCTATTGCTAAGTTCGAGGGCTAA
- a CDS encoding transposase, with protein sequence MNTIRLKLFKVAARVVVSVRRVVLRLSSSCPLQDLWRSLVPRLRLIPPAPS encoded by the coding sequence GTGAACACCATTCGCCTGAAACTCTTCAAGGTCGCCGCGCGGGTGGTCGTCTCCGTGCGCCGCGTCGTACTGCGACTGTCGAGCAGCTGCCCCCTGCAGGACCTGTGGCGATCCCTGGTTCCACGACTCCGCCTGATCCCGCCCGCCCCATCATGA
- a CDS encoding transposase, with product MTNLTDRTPNDIYDGLYTARGDMENRIKEQQLGLFADRTSCHAFLANQFRLLLSSAAYVLVETRARPWLAPNWPRPR from the coding sequence GTGACCAACCTGACCGACCGCACGCCGAACGATATCTACGACGGTCTGTACACGGCCCGCGGCGACATGGAGAACCGCATCAAGGAGCAGCAGCTCGGGCTCTTCGCCGATCGCACCAGTTGCCACGCCTTCCTGGCCAATCAGTTCCGGCTGCTGTTGTCCTCGGCGGCCTACGTCCTGGTGGAAACGCGCGCACGGCCCTGGCTGGCACCGAACTGGCCGAGGCCCAGGTGA
- a CDS encoding gamma carbonic anhydrase family protein, with the protein MFDFVDLPDRVVLGKDVYIAPTAYVGGDVTLGDQCTVMHHVTIRGDVSAIRIGRRVNIQDGTVIHTNRGVQLDIEDDVSIGHHAVVHCRRVGAGTLIGIGAIVLDDCEIGRRCLIAAGALVPPNTKVPDGKVVMGVPGKVVRDTTETERLYFQEVRESYIHLGRLHAKGVYPNHAGRSG; encoded by the coding sequence ATGTTTGATTTTGTTGATCTGCCGGATCGGGTTGTGCTGGGGAAGGATGTCTACATCGCGCCGACGGCCTACGTCGGCGGGGACGTGACGCTGGGCGATCAGTGTACCGTGATGCACCACGTGACCATTCGCGGGGATGTCTCGGCCATTCGCATCGGGCGGCGCGTCAACATCCAGGACGGCACGGTCATTCATACCAATCGCGGGGTGCAGCTCGACATCGAGGACGACGTCTCCATCGGGCACCACGCCGTGGTCCACTGCCGGCGCGTCGGCGCGGGGACGCTCATCGGCATCGGGGCGATCGTGCTCGACGACTGCGAGATCGGGCGAAGGTGCCTCATCGCGGCCGGGGCGCTGGTGCCGCCGAACACAAAGGTGCCGGACGGTAAGGTGGTGATGGGGGTGCCGGGGAAGGTCGTGCGCGACACGACAGAGACAGAGCGGCTCTACTTCCAGGAAGTACGCGAAAGCTACATCCACCTGGGGCGGCTACACGCGAAGGGGGTTTATCCGAACCACGCGGGGCGGTCGGGGTGA
- a CDS encoding transposase, whose product MGRAARPRRCPGAANDEWCDGTASSTCWPARNTVLEKAAESFMQAAEAQFATTQQKVRNFHEIEYAAQTWDRPRRVIVKAERLVQGPTFDSW is encoded by the coding sequence GTGGGCCGCGCCGCACGGCCCCGCCGTTGTCCCGGTGCCGCCAATGATGAATGGTGCGACGGCACGGCGTCAAGTACGTGCTGGCCTGCCCGCAACACCGTCCTGGAGAAAGCGGCCGAGTCCTTCATGCAGGCGGCCGAGGCCCAGTTCGCCACCACGCAGCAGAAGGTGCGGAACTTCCACGAGATCGAGTACGCGGCGCAGACCTGGGATCGCCCGCGCCGCGTGATCGTCAAGGCCGAGCGGCTGGTTCAGGGCCCAACGTTCGATTCGTGGTGA
- the rpsO gene encoding 30S ribosomal protein S15, translating to MALTAESKTELVGKYRRHDKDTGSPEVQIALLTERIGQLSDHLKTHKKDHSSRRGLLKMVGARSSLLKFLTNTDREKYQKTIDSLGLRK from the coding sequence ATGGCGCTTACGGCAGAGAGCAAGACGGAACTGGTAGGAAAGTATCGGCGTCACGACAAGGACACGGGCTCGCCCGAAGTCCAGATCGCCCTTCTGACGGAGCGCATCGGCCAGTTGTCGGACCACCTTAAGACGCACAAGAAGGACCACTCGTCGCGCCGCGGCCTGCTCAAGATGGTCGGCGCTCGCTCAAGCCTTCTGAAGTTTTTGACGAACACGGACCGCGAGAAGTACCAGAAGACCATTGACAGCCTCGGTCTGCGAAAGTAG
- a CDS encoding DUF4258 domain-containing protein: MQMLERIRSAILSRRYAFSEHAYDEMDEDNLDVLDVEAAILTGQIDAVLTDDPRGTRYVIVGTGCDLTTQVATVARFVEGEQLLIITVYEVK; the protein is encoded by the coding sequence ATGCAGATGCTCGAACGGATTCGCAGCGCCATTTTGAGCCGGCGATATGCCTTTTCCGAGCATGCATACGACGAGATGGATGAGGATAACCTTGATGTACTTGATGTCGAAGCGGCCATCCTGACCGGACAAATTGACGCGGTGCTGACTGACGATCCAAGAGGAACCCGATATGTGATTGTCGGAACCGGTTGCGATCTTACCACGCAGGTTGCGACAGTTGCGAGGTTCGTCGAAGGCGAGCAACTACTCATTATCACCGTCTACGAAGTAAAGTAG
- a CDS encoding AraC family transcriptional regulator, protein MSEPLKAQTARDYTERVLRVLVHIQNHLDEELSLDDLAAIARFSPFHFHRVFRGMVGESVKERVRRLRLERAAHRLKFSDEQVIRLALDAGYEAHESFTRAFAVMFGVSPSEFRKTHRAVAYPPSPSNVHFVAGGDLESFEPQSPGEKAMDVRIEKIPATRVAFIRHIGPYDQVGAAWGRLMSWAGPKGLLGPSMRIFGLCYSDPDVTPPEKVQYDASLVVGPNVQPEGDIGVQDVEGGEFAVAVHHGSYSKLGETYGMLCGQWLPSSGRQLGPPPCIERYLNNPQFTPEDKLVTEVCMKLA, encoded by the coding sequence ATGAGCGAACCACTAAAAGCCCAGACCGCCCGCGACTACACCGAGCGTGTCCTACGCGTCCTCGTGCACATTCAAAATCATCTCGACGAGGAGCTATCACTCGACGACCTCGCTGCCATCGCCCGATTCTCCCCCTTCCACTTTCACCGCGTCTTTCGCGGCATGGTCGGCGAATCCGTCAAGGAGCGCGTCCGCCGTCTCCGGCTCGAACGCGCCGCCCACCGCCTCAAGTTCTCCGACGAGCAGGTCATACGCCTGGCACTCGATGCCGGCTACGAAGCGCACGAGTCCTTCACCCGCGCCTTCGCCGTCATGTTCGGCGTCAGCCCCAGCGAGTTCCGCAAGACGCACCGCGCCGTCGCCTATCCGCCCAGTCCGTCCAACGTGCACTTCGTCGCCGGCGGCGATCTGGAATCCTTCGAACCCCAATCACCGGGAGAAAAAGCCATGGACGTCAGAATAGAAAAAATCCCCGCAACCCGCGTCGCCTTCATCCGCCACATCGGCCCCTACGATCAGGTCGGCGCCGCATGGGGACGCCTCATGTCATGGGCTGGCCCCAAAGGCTTGCTCGGCCCCTCAATGCGAATCTTCGGCCTCTGCTACAGTGACCCCGACGTGACACCGCCGGAAAAAGTCCAGTACGACGCCTCCCTCGTCGTCGGCCCCAACGTCCAGCCCGAAGGCGACATCGGCGTGCAGGACGTCGAAGGCGGCGAGTTCGCCGTCGCCGTTCATCACGGCTCATACAGCAAGCTGGGCGAAACCTACGGCATGCTCTGCGGCCAGTGGCTGCCTTCCAGCGGCCGCCAACTCGGCCCGCCGCCGTGCATCGAGCGCTACCTGAATAATCCCCAGTTCACCCCCGAAGACAAGCTCGTTACCGAGGTCTGCATGAAACTGGCCTGA